The Acidobacteriota bacterium genome contains the following window.
CGGCGTCCCTGGTCGTCGACGATACCGGGCCGCATATCCGGCCGGATCCGGATCCATCCGTATTGCGGACGTTGCGGGATTCCGAGAGTGTGTCAACGGTATCGGCTGACTATAGGACCGTCTGGGCAGCAGGCGGGCGGTGCTGGCGGCTGCACCTGCTCAACTACAACGAGTCGTCCATCGCGGCCGACTCGGAGGCCGGCCTCCGGGAGGCCCTCGGGCAGATGGGCCTGGTGGAAGGACGCGACTTCACTTTGCGCCGTCATTGTGCGCAGGGCGACCTGCCCACGCTGATCGCCCTGGCTGACGCGGCCGTGACCGATGGCGCCGATCTGTTGCTTGCCCACTCCACCCCGACGCTGCAGACGCTGGTCAAGAAGGAGCGCCGCCTGCCTATTGTGTTCGGTGTGGTGGCTGATCCCGTGCGTGCGGGCGCGGGCCGCAGCTTCACCGACCACTTGCCCAACGTCACCGGGATCAGCACCCGATCCGACTATGAAGGAATGGCCCGGGTCATCCGGGAGTGCCTGCCGGCAGCACGGCGGATCGGCACGCTGTTTGTGACGAACGAGGACAACTCCATCTACAACAAGGACGCATTTGAGGCGGAACTTCGCCGGCTGGGCATGGCACTGGTGCCGGCCGGCGTGTCGTCAGGCACCGAGGTGCTGGATGCGGCCCGATCGGTGGTGGATCGGAACGTGGACGCCCTCTGTCCGGTGACCAGCAACCTGCTGGAGATCGCCTTCGCCGGCGTGAGCCGGGTGGCCCTGGAATCGCGGACGCCGCTGTTCGCCTTCACGTCCACGCCGGTGGTGCAGGGCGCGGCCGCGGTGGGGGTGACGCGGGACTACCGGCAGGCGGGACGAGACATGGCCCGGCTGGCTGTCCGGATCATGCGCGGGGAGCCGCCGGCCGGGATTCCCATTGAACTGGTGAGCCGGACGCGGATTCTCGTGCACCGGCCAAATGCGGCCCGGTGCGGATTGGTCATTCCGCCCGCCCTGCTCCAGCGTGCCGATCAGGTGATGGAGCGGTGATGGACATCCAACGCGTGCGCCATGCCGAGGGTTTTGAATTCCGGATCAGCGGCCGCTTCGATGCCGGCCGTGCGGACCAGCTCGAATCGGACCTGGACGAGGCGGTCCGCGCCGGCGAATATCACGTACGGGTGGATTTGAGCGGGGTGGATTTCATCAGCTCGGCGGGCATCGGTCTGTTGGTCCGTTTCTATAACCGCCTGAAAGGCTGTGGCGGGACGTTCGGCGTCCGGGCGGCTTCGGAACCGGTTGCCAATCTTCTGCAAATCAGCGGGTTGTGGGCGATGCTGGCTTCGGATTTTCCGGGCGGCGAAGGAGCCGGCGATTCCGAAACGCTGGCGGCGTCGCGATTCCGTTCGGTGGGACCACTGGCGTTCGAGATCCATGAGCCTGAAACGTCCGGGCATCTGACGTGCCGGCGGGTGGGAGATCCGGAACGTCTGGCAGTGGGGGGTTATGGCCCCGACGCGGCGGCGCGGCTGTCACTGCCGACCGAAACCCTGGCCGTGGGGCTTGGCGCCTTCGGGCCCGGATATTCGGAGTGTCGACCACGTTTCGGCGAATTTCTGGCCGCCGGGGGCGTGGCGGTCTGCCGCCCCACCGACGGTTCGGGTGTGCCCGACTTCATGGTCGCGCGCGGCGGCCTGGTGCCCGAAGTGGTGGCTCTCTACGCCCTGGTGGTTGATGGGGGGCTCGACCACTTCGTCCGGTTCCAGGCGGTGGGACCGGCCGGGGCGGTGACCCTCGGGGATGTGTTGGCCGCCGTCTTGAATATCCTGGACGAGCCGGCGGCGGGTCTGGTGATGCTGGCCGAGACCGCCGGCCTGGTGGGGACGGCGTTGCGGCGGTCGCCGGCCAGCGATTCCGGGCTGGACAATCCGTTTGAGTTTCCGGCGGTCCGTGACTGGCTGGCGTTCACGCCGGAGCGGGAACACGCGCGACATCTCACCTTGGTGGCGGGGGTGGCGGCGGTTGGAACGGCCGGTCCGCTGGCGGTATTTCTCCGGCCGGCGGCGGAACCGG
Protein-coding sequences here:
- a CDS encoding STAS domain-containing protein: MDIQRVRHAEGFEFRISGRFDAGRADQLESDLDEAVRAGEYHVRVDLSGVDFISSAGIGLLVRFYNRLKGCGGTFGVRAASEPVANLLQISGLWAMLASDFPGGEGAGDSETLAASRFRSVGPLAFEIHEPETSGHLTCRRVGDPERLAVGGYGPDAAARLSLPTETLAVGLGAFGPGYSECRPRFGEFLAAGGVAVCRPTDGSGVPDFMVARGGLVPEVVALYALVVDGGLDHFVRFQAVGPAGAVTLGDVLAAVLNILDEPAAGLVMLAETAGLVGTALRRSPASDSGLDNPFEFPAVRDWLAFTPEREHARHLTLVAGVAAVGTAGPLAVFLRPAAEPDIQAHCHAAVFGFRALPRGRLDLGNTVRELCEEERVLDLLHLVRDHREIVGVGDSLFTRGVIWAGSLDIAAEGGAP